A stretch of the Mesorhizobium sp. Pch-S genome encodes the following:
- a CDS encoding AsmA family protein → MPSPLIWRAIWAVSIAVIVAVLAFVAVPYFASNRIVRDRIAWEMSAWSGFRVTIEGTPEISIWPQFRATLSGVTLSKWSDDKAPPVMQAERIDIDLSAMAALRGDVVFSGVQLIKPIFRIEPAEHGMLLPSVPSGGRVARAIDAARETVKANPGKPDVVKLPKEGFGSIEFRDGRVVASVDGSEEDVVTGLSGMVDWEALNASGSLTANGTWRGESVSVEANSPQPMLLLAGGAAPFTVSLKAPPANLSFEGNGNFSAKSFFDGQAKFSAPSLRRALYWLRAGIAPGATTGPVSVSSKVSGNSDRIKFDNAEMTVDKNPGTGALDLSFNDALPVISGTMAFDTVNLAAFLAAFTTTAAAPGDLDAIDTSFADRFNLDLRLSAAHATAGPIQLADMAGTAQVKNGLAVFDISDAGAFGGNIQASLRFDLRPEGTQVEMKLLASDINGAEFTSAAGMTRLMPTGTGTVSLILKGPGKSWNSILQNADGSVSATFGPGNLTSLNLPSFLKHAEDGGFFALDEVADGTLAIDGAELKASIAKGVARIDRAEAKSGQTKIWLSGIVPYAGRGLALSGGVIQKPAAQPAPPAPQAQPAPAQPGTVPDGQAPANQTTSTTPPPATTPAPTTPGNGGNEATFFVGGTWTTPFVSPITRRKTDE, encoded by the coding sequence ATGCCATCACCCCTGATCTGGCGGGCCATTTGGGCTGTATCGATTGCGGTCATCGTCGCCGTCCTGGCGTTCGTGGCCGTGCCCTATTTTGCGTCCAATCGCATCGTGCGCGACCGCATCGCATGGGAAATGAGCGCCTGGAGTGGTTTTCGCGTCACCATCGAAGGCACGCCCGAGATTTCGATCTGGCCGCAGTTCCGCGCCACGCTGTCAGGCGTCACGCTGTCGAAATGGAGCGATGACAAGGCTCCGCCGGTGATGCAGGCCGAACGGATCGACATCGACCTGTCGGCGATGGCGGCGTTGCGCGGCGATGTCGTGTTCTCCGGCGTGCAGCTGATCAAGCCGATTTTCCGCATCGAGCCCGCCGAGCATGGGATGCTTCTGCCTTCCGTACCGTCGGGCGGGCGCGTCGCGCGCGCCATCGACGCCGCCCGGGAAACGGTGAAGGCCAACCCCGGCAAGCCGGACGTCGTCAAGCTGCCCAAGGAAGGTTTCGGCAGCATCGAATTCCGCGACGGCCGTGTCGTCGCCAGCGTCGATGGTTCGGAAGAAGACGTCGTGACCGGGCTGTCGGGCATGGTCGACTGGGAGGCGCTGAATGCGTCGGGCTCGCTGACGGCCAACGGCACCTGGCGCGGCGAAAGCGTGTCCGTCGAGGCCAATTCACCGCAGCCCATGCTGTTGCTGGCGGGCGGTGCTGCCCCCTTCACCGTGTCGCTCAAGGCGCCGCCGGCCAATCTCTCGTTCGAAGGCAACGGCAACTTCTCCGCAAAGTCGTTCTTCGACGGCCAGGCCAAGTTCTCGGCGCCGTCGCTGCGGCGCGCGCTCTACTGGCTGCGGGCCGGCATCGCACCCGGCGCCACCACCGGTCCCGTCTCCGTCAGCAGCAAGGTCAGCGGCAACAGCGACCGGATCAAGTTCGACAATGCCGAAATGACGGTCGACAAGAACCCCGGCACCGGCGCGCTCGACCTTTCCTTCAACGATGCACTGCCGGTGATCTCCGGCACCATGGCCTTCGATACCGTCAATCTGGCGGCCTTCCTCGCCGCCTTCACCACGACGGCCGCCGCTCCCGGCGATCTCGACGCCATCGACACGTCCTTCGCCGACCGCTTCAACCTCGATCTGCGGCTGTCGGCAGCGCATGCCACCGCCGGACCGATCCAGCTTGCCGACATGGCCGGCACCGCCCAGGTCAAGAACGGCCTCGCCGTCTTCGACATTTCCGACGCCGGCGCCTTCGGCGGCAACATCCAGGCAAGCCTGCGCTTCGATCTGCGTCCGGAAGGCACCCAGGTCGAGATGAAGCTGCTGGCTTCCGACATCAACGGCGCCGAATTCACCTCGGCCGCAGGCATGACGCGCCTGATGCCGACAGGAACCGGCACAGTGTCGCTGATCCTGAAAGGCCCCGGCAAATCCTGGAATTCGATCCTGCAGAATGCAGACGGGTCGGTTTCGGCCACCTTCGGCCCGGGCAATCTCACCTCGCTGAACCTCCCATCCTTCCTGAAACACGCCGAGGACGGTGGTTTCTTCGCGCTCGACGAGGTCGCAGACGGCACCCTGGCCATCGACGGAGCCGAGCTCAAGGCCAGCATCGCCAAGGGCGTCGCCCGCATCGACCGAGCCGAGGCGAAGTCGGGCCAGACCAAGATCTGGCTGTCGGGCATCGTGCCTTATGCAGGGCGCGGGCTGGCGCTGTCAGGCGGCGTCATCCAGAAGCCGGCGGCCCAGCCGGCGCCTCCGGCACCTCAGGCCCAGCCGGCACCGGCGCAACCGGGCACCGTTCCGGACGGTCAGGCTCCAGCCAACCAGACCACGTCCACGACGCCACCTCCGGCAACGACGCCTGCCCCCACCACACCCGGCAACGGCGGCAACGAAGCGACCTTCTTCGTCGGCGGCACCTGGACAACGCCATTCGTGTCGCCGATCACGCGGCGCAAGACGGACGAATAA
- a CDS encoding ABC transporter permease subunit has translation MNTTWSRFNITSVTLGFAFLYLPIVLLVIFSFNESKLVTVWGGFSTKWYVSLFQNQALIDAAWVTIRVGLISATVATVLGTLAALALTRYTRFRGRMLFSGMVFAPLVMPEVITGLSLLLLFVAVGLDRGFFTLTLAHISFTMCFVAVVVQSRLVTFDRSLEEAAMDLGASPVATFFQVTLPVILPAIVSGWMLAFTLSLDDLVTSSFTSGPGATTLPMKIYSQVRLGVTPEINAACTILIAIVATGVIIASVVNKRREVQRLRDEQAALRG, from the coding sequence ATGAACACGACCTGGAGCCGTTTCAACATCACCTCGGTCACGCTGGGCTTTGCATTCCTGTACCTGCCCATCGTGCTTCTGGTGATCTTCTCCTTCAACGAATCGAAGCTCGTCACCGTCTGGGGCGGCTTCTCGACCAAATGGTATGTCTCGCTGTTCCAGAACCAGGCGCTCATCGATGCCGCCTGGGTCACCATCCGCGTCGGCCTGATCTCGGCCACCGTGGCGACGGTGCTGGGCACGCTGGCGGCGCTCGCGCTGACCCGCTACACCCGCTTCCGCGGCCGCATGTTGTTCTCGGGTATGGTGTTTGCGCCGCTGGTCATGCCGGAAGTCATCACCGGCCTGTCGTTGCTGCTGCTGTTCGTTGCAGTCGGCCTCGATCGCGGTTTCTTCACGCTGACGCTGGCGCACATCTCCTTCACCATGTGCTTCGTCGCCGTCGTCGTACAGTCGCGCCTCGTCACCTTCGACCGCTCGCTCGAGGAAGCGGCGATGGATCTCGGCGCCTCGCCGGTGGCCACCTTCTTCCAGGTGACGCTGCCGGTCATCCTGCCTGCCATCGTGTCGGGCTGGATGCTGGCCTTCACCCTGTCGCTGGACGATCTGGTGACGTCGTCCTTCACCTCGGGGCCGGGTGCGACGACGTTGCCGATGAAGATCTACAGCCAGGTCCGCCTTGGCGTGACGCCGGAGATCAACGCCGCCTGCACGATCCTGATCGCGATCGTGGCAACAGGCGTGATCATCGCCTCGGTCGTCAACAAGCGCCGCGAAGTGCAGCGGCTGCGCGACGAACAGGCGGCCCTGCGGGGATAG
- a CDS encoding ABC transporter permease subunit yields MAGATLATTTAGAAQAQAAPQQATSFTGKLVIIIPYVFLLVFFLVPFFIVFKISLSQTAIAMPPYTPALDFSGGISGIIGQLKELNFDNYIFLTEDPLYINAYLTSVIVAGISTLLTLLVGYPIAYGMARAPATLRPTLLMLVILPFWTSFLIRVYAWIGILKPEGLLNQLLLSTGIISEPLIILNTYTAIFIGIVYSYLPFMVLPLYSALEKMDYSLVEAAQDLGCPPITAFWKITFPMSLPGVLAGSLLVFIPAVGEFVIPDLLGGSQTLMIGRTLWNEFNANRDWPVSSAVAVLLLLVLIVPIVIFQHAQARAQEQGR; encoded by the coding sequence ATGGCGGGTGCTACCCTTGCGACCACCACAGCCGGCGCCGCTCAGGCCCAGGCTGCTCCGCAGCAGGCTACCAGCTTCACCGGCAAGCTGGTCATCATCATTCCTTATGTCTTCCTGTTGGTCTTCTTCCTCGTCCCCTTCTTCATCGTCTTCAAGATATCGCTGTCGCAAACGGCGATCGCGATGCCGCCCTATACGCCGGCGCTGGATTTCAGCGGCGGCATCTCCGGCATCATCGGCCAGCTGAAGGAACTGAATTTCGACAACTACATCTTCCTCACGGAAGACCCGCTCTACATCAACGCCTACCTCACCAGCGTCATCGTCGCCGGCATATCGACCTTGCTCACCCTGCTTGTGGGTTATCCGATCGCCTACGGCATGGCGCGGGCGCCGGCGACGCTCAGGCCGACGCTGCTGATGCTGGTCATCCTGCCGTTCTGGACGTCATTCCTGATCCGCGTCTATGCCTGGATCGGCATCCTGAAACCGGAAGGCCTGCTCAACCAGCTTCTCTTGAGCACGGGCATCATCAGCGAGCCGCTGATCATCCTCAACACCTACACGGCGATCTTCATCGGCATCGTCTATTCCTACTTGCCATTCATGGTGCTGCCGCTCTATTCGGCGCTGGAGAAGATGGACTATTCGCTGGTCGAGGCTGCGCAGGATCTTGGCTGCCCGCCGATCACCGCCTTCTGGAAGATCACCTTCCCGATGTCGCTGCCCGGCGTGCTGGCCGGCAGTCTGCTGGTCTTCATCCCGGCCGTCGGCGAATTCGTCATTCCGGACCTGCTCGGCGGCTCGCAGACGCTGATGATCGGTCGCACGCTGTGGAACGAGTTCAACGCCAACCGCGACTGGCCGGTGTCTTCGGCGGTGGCGGTGCTGCTGCTGCTGGTGCTGATCGTTCCGATTGTCATCTTCCAGCACGCCCAGGCGCGCGCTCAGGAACAGGGGCGCTGA
- a CDS encoding ABC transporter ATP-binding protein yields the protein MKSLGSIRRDFAPWNDPNAKPYIQFENVTKRFGDFVAVNNLSLTIYEREFFALLGASGCGKSTLLRMLAGFEQPTSGRILLDGENLAGTPPYRRPVNMMFQSYALFPHMTVEKNIAFGLKQEGMPRADIEKRVAEMLKLVKLEPFAKRKPHQLSGGQRQRVALARSVAKRPKVLLLDEPLGALDKKLREETQFELMDLQQELGLTFVVVTHDQEEAMTMADRIAIMDKGEVMQVATPAEVYEAPASRFVANFVGNVNMFEGKVAERTEKTARITGSTGAQILVENAGDAAAGADVAFAIRPEKIRISSAKPEGSTNALEGEVYDIAYLGDMTVYHVKLSDGQIVRAQSMNAARISDDPLTWNDRAWVSFRPDAGVVLTR from the coding sequence ATGAAATCGCTGGGCAGCATCCGCAGAGACTTTGCGCCGTGGAACGATCCGAACGCAAAGCCTTATATCCAGTTTGAAAACGTCACCAAGCGGTTCGGCGACTTTGTCGCCGTCAACAACTTGTCGCTGACCATCTACGAGCGCGAGTTCTTCGCGCTGCTCGGCGCATCGGGCTGCGGCAAGTCCACGCTGCTGCGCATGCTGGCGGGCTTCGAACAGCCGACTTCGGGGCGCATCCTGCTCGACGGCGAAAACCTCGCAGGCACGCCGCCCTACCGGCGCCCGGTCAACATGATGTTCCAGTCCTATGCGCTGTTCCCGCACATGACGGTGGAAAAGAACATCGCCTTCGGGCTGAAGCAGGAAGGCATGCCAAGGGCCGATATCGAAAAGCGCGTCGCCGAGATGCTCAAGCTGGTCAAGCTCGAGCCTTTCGCCAAGCGCAAGCCGCACCAGCTTTCCGGCGGCCAGCGCCAGCGCGTCGCGCTTGCCCGCTCCGTCGCCAAACGCCCGAAGGTGCTGCTGCTCGACGAGCCGCTCGGCGCGCTCGACAAGAAGCTGCGCGAGGAAACCCAGTTCGAACTGATGGACCTGCAGCAGGAACTCGGCCTGACCTTTGTCGTCGTCACCCACGACCAGGAGGAGGCCATGACCATGGCCGATCGCATCGCCATCATGGACAAGGGCGAGGTCATGCAGGTGGCGACGCCTGCCGAAGTCTATGAGGCGCCAGCCTCGCGCTTCGTCGCCAACTTCGTCGGCAATGTGAACATGTTCGAGGGCAAGGTCGCCGAACGCACCGAAAAGACCGCGAGGATCACCGGCTCGACCGGCGCGCAGATCCTGGTCGAGAATGCCGGTGATGCCGCTGCCGGCGCCGACGTCGCCTTCGCCATCCGCCCGGAAAAGATCCGCATCTCCTCGGCCAAGCCGGAAGGTTCGACCAACGCGCTGGAAGGCGAGGTCTACGACATCGCTTATCTCGGCGACATGACCGTCTACCACGTCAAGTTGAGCGACGGGCAGATCGTGCGGGCGCAAAGCATGAATGCCGCGCGCATCTCGGACGATCCCCTGACCTGGAACGACCGTGCCTGGGTTTCCTTCCGGCCTGATGCCGGCGTCGTGCTGACGCGATAG
- a CDS encoding polyamine ABC transporter substrate-binding protein, whose product MIRKAILLAATAVALTLPTLGTQAQERVVNVYNWSDYIDQSIIADFTKETGIKVVYDVYDSNEILETKLLAGGSGYDVVVPTATPFLVRQIAAGVYQKLDKSKLPNLANMWNVVQERVAAFDPGNEYSVNYMWGTTGIGYNTKKIKEALGVDTIDSWDTVFKPENLAKLKDCGVMMLDSPTDILPTALNYLKIDPSSNKAEDLAKAEELMLSIRPSVRKFHSSEYINALANGDICLAVGFSGDLFQARNRAQEAKAGVEIAYTIPKEGAEMWFDQMAIPADAKHPAEALEFINYMMKPEVIAKSSDYVFYANGNKASQPLINKEITGDPTIYPTEDVMKKLFTVKPYDPKTQRIITRIWTKVITGQ is encoded by the coding sequence ATGATCCGCAAAGCGATTTTGCTGGCGGCGACGGCCGTGGCGTTGACGTTGCCGACGCTGGGCACGCAGGCACAGGAGCGTGTCGTCAACGTCTACAACTGGTCCGACTACATCGACCAGTCGATCATTGCCGACTTCACCAAGGAAACCGGCATCAAGGTCGTCTACGACGTCTATGATTCCAACGAGATCCTGGAAACCAAGCTGCTGGCAGGCGGCTCGGGTTACGACGTCGTCGTGCCGACCGCGACGCCGTTCCTGGTGCGCCAGATCGCTGCCGGCGTCTACCAGAAGCTCGACAAGTCCAAGCTGCCGAACCTGGCCAACATGTGGAACGTCGTGCAGGAGCGCGTCGCTGCCTTCGATCCGGGCAACGAGTACTCGGTCAACTACATGTGGGGCACCACCGGCATCGGCTATAACACCAAGAAGATCAAGGAAGCGCTCGGCGTCGACACCATCGACAGCTGGGACACGGTGTTCAAGCCGGAAAATCTCGCCAAGCTGAAGGACTGCGGCGTGATGATGCTGGATTCGCCGACCGACATCCTGCCGACCGCACTCAACTACCTGAAGATCGATCCGAGCTCGAACAAGGCCGAGGATCTCGCCAAGGCTGAGGAGCTGATGCTGAGCATCCGTCCGTCGGTGCGCAAGTTCCACTCGTCGGAATACATCAACGCGCTCGCCAATGGCGACATCTGCCTGGCCGTCGGCTTCTCGGGCGACCTGTTCCAGGCGCGCAACCGCGCCCAGGAAGCCAAGGCCGGCGTCGAGATCGCCTACACGATCCCGAAGGAAGGCGCCGAGATGTGGTTCGACCAGATGGCCATCCCGGCTGACGCCAAGCATCCGGCAGAGGCGCTGGAATTCATCAACTACATGATGAAGCCGGAAGTCATCGCCAAGTCGTCGGACTATGTCTTCTACGCCAACGGCAACAAGGCTTCGCAGCCGCTGATCAACAAGGAGATCACCGGCGATCCCACCATCTACCCGACCGAAGACGTGATGAAGAAGCTCTTCACGGTCAAGCCATACGATCCCAAGACCCAGCGCATCATCACGCGCATCTGGACCAAGGTCATCACCGGACAATAA
- a CDS encoding DMT family transporter — MNAIAQPSALREERIGYLLVFLSALMWSLGGTIARFITIDDSWTVVFWRSVWAAAFLIAFMAWRDGPRGTLKLFRDMGLPGLAVAVCFATASTCFVVALSYTKVANILLMQAGVPLLAALLSWLLFREKVSAATWAAIAGVIVGVAIMVSESLGGAVSPIGDGLALLIAFMFSIATVITRRFAQVRMTPATCLGTILAALFAASQVGQFAVSPRDMGFLFAFGVINLGVGLAFFATGARLVPAAVAALLGTFEPILGPIWVWLVHGEVPSARTMVGGVVVVAALLVHIGLELRRQSRPARPGTTGIPSPT, encoded by the coding sequence ATGAACGCCATCGCTCAACCATCGGCATTGCGCGAGGAACGCATCGGCTATCTGCTGGTGTTCCTGTCCGCCCTGATGTGGAGCCTTGGCGGCACCATCGCGCGCTTCATAACGATCGATGACAGCTGGACGGTGGTGTTCTGGCGCTCGGTCTGGGCAGCCGCCTTCCTGATTGCTTTCATGGCATGGCGCGACGGTCCGCGCGGAACGCTGAAGCTGTTCCGTGACATGGGGCTGCCGGGTCTTGCGGTCGCCGTCTGTTTCGCCACCGCTTCCACCTGTTTCGTCGTCGCGCTCTCCTACACCAAGGTCGCCAACATCCTGCTCATGCAGGCTGGCGTCCCCTTGCTGGCGGCGCTGCTGAGCTGGCTGCTGTTTCGCGAGAAAGTCTCTGCTGCCACCTGGGCGGCGATCGCCGGCGTGATTGTCGGCGTCGCCATCATGGTCTCGGAATCGCTCGGCGGCGCCGTGTCGCCGATCGGCGACGGGCTGGCGCTGCTCATCGCCTTCATGTTTTCGATCGCCACCGTCATCACCCGTCGCTTTGCCCAGGTGCGCATGACGCCGGCCACCTGCCTCGGCACGATCCTTGCCGCGCTTTTTGCCGCTTCGCAGGTTGGCCAGTTCGCGGTTTCGCCGCGCGACATGGGTTTCCTGTTCGCCTTCGGCGTCATCAATCTCGGCGTAGGCCTCGCCTTCTTTGCCACCGGCGCCAGGCTGGTTCCGGCGGCCGTGGCGGCACTGCTTGGCACATTCGAGCCCATCCTGGGGCCGATCTGGGTCTGGCTGGTGCATGGCGAGGTGCCTTCCGCCCGCACCATGGTCGGGGGTGTCGTCGTCGTTGCCGCCCTGCTCGTGCATATCGGCCTGGAGCTGCGGCGGCAGTCGCGGCCGGCGCGACCCGGCACCACCGGCATCCCGTCGCCCACCTGA
- a CDS encoding nuclear transport factor 2 family protein: MHSTGTFDIMRRFNQAFQEHRPALLDDLIAEDCVMESIQPAPNGTRYEGREACLAFWHAIAADRVAYFELEDITAMGDDAVIRWRFNFGDGGSVRGVNLMRVRDGLIVEALGYAKSPGQAAPLPE, from the coding sequence ATGCACTCGACCGGTACGTTTGACATCATGCGGCGCTTCAACCAGGCATTCCAGGAACATCGGCCTGCGCTTCTCGACGACCTGATCGCCGAGGACTGCGTCATGGAATCGATCCAGCCGGCCCCCAACGGCACCCGCTACGAAGGCCGCGAAGCCTGCCTTGCCTTCTGGCATGCCATCGCCGCCGATCGCGTTGCCTATTTCGAGCTCGAGGATATCACCGCGATGGGCGACGACGCCGTCATCCGCTGGCGTTTCAATTTCGGCGACGGCGGTTCGGTGCGTGGCGTCAATCTGATGCGGGTCAGGGATGGTCTGATCGTGGAAGCACTCGGCTATGCCAAGTCGCCCGGACAGGCGGCACCGTTGCCGGAGTGA